In Patescibacteria group bacterium, the genomic stretch TCAGCTTTGCGGATTCGGGAGTGAAGATCGGACCTTACGGTCTCAAAAAAAACGTCTCGGGCTGGGACATCTACACCTCCGATCCGCAGAACCGTCTCATGATCGCCTTCAGCGACGGAGACACCATCAAGTGCTGGGAAAAATACCAGCGCAAGCCGTCAATGTGGGGGAAAACCTTCACGATGATAGCTCTGGCGCCAATGGACGTGGAAATAGATAACCACTGATCAAAGGCGACGGAGAAGCAATAAGGGAAGGACATCGCGTTCTTCCCTTTTTTATTTTGCCCAAATGTATTATACTATTGATATATAAATAACTTAATTTTATATGAAAAAATTAATCAAAATTTTCTATGTTTTAGCGATTATTTTACAATTTTCCTTTGCTGTCCAATCTGTCTCGGCTGACGCCGGCAACTGTGACTGCAGGGAATCACTTGATCAGGACGCCTATACAGCCTGCTTAACCAAACCCAGCCCAAATAATTGTTTGGATTACTCGAATACCTCAAGGGGTTTATGTGAAAATGCCGATTGTGAATGGGTGCCCAGCGCATCTTCCGGCGACTGCAGCACCGGAGCTAACCAATGCACTTCTGTCTGCCCTCAATCCACTACCGCTCCTTCCGCCACTACTTGTTGCAACAACACCTCGCCAACTTATTGTTCCAGCTTTCCTTCGGCATATCCAAATTGCACGAGTGGCTGCACGGGCTACTGCAATAACGCAGGGGATGCGGTATCCTGCGCTTTTTATCAATCCGCCAATGGCGGTCAAACATCCGTAACCACCGGCGTTTGCGAGTGCAATGGTTCCCTCTCTTGTAACCAAACACAATCTAATTGCACGAGTATGTCCTCGACGGGAGGCGTAACTTGTTCCTGGACTGCCGATGCAAACCCGGCAGATAATTCCCTCGGCGTTTGCGATTGCAATGGTTCTGTCTCTTGTAACCAATCACATGAAAATTGCGATAGTATGTCCTCGACGGGAGGCGTAACTTGTTCCTGGACGGCCAATGGATCTGCGGCGGCCAGCGCCGGCAATCTTCCGCCGGCGGCCAGCGCCGGCAACCAGCCGGCCACCCCCAGCGTTAACTTAACCAATCCTCTGGGTAATATCAACAGCGTGCCCGCGCTGATCGGCAATATCATCAACGCCGCGCTCGGCGTGGTCGGATCATTAGCTTTAATTATGTTCATCTATGGCGGTTTCACCTGGATGCTCGCCGCCGGCAACGAACAGGCCGTGGAAAAAGGCCGCAATATTCTGGTCTGGGCGGCGGTCGGTCTGATCGTCATCTTCGCTTCTTACTCGCTCGTCAACTTCGTCATCAATGCGATCACTAAAGGAGGCTGACGCAATTTCCAATCATCAATTTTCATAACCGAAAACGCCGGAGCATTCCGGCGTTTTTTATGGCTTGCTATCGTTCCCCAGTATAACCTAACTCAATAACCTAACTTAATCAATTTGACATAATTTTACATACATGCTATATTAAAATAATTTAATTTAAACTAAATGCTCATTCTTAATTAAATTATTTAAAGATAAACCGAGGAGGGTTTTATGTTGAACATTAATTTAGATGCGGAAGGGTATTTTATCAACATGTCAGGGATGTTAGATGACCGGGAACACATTCAGTTTTGTTATGACGAAACTGAAAAATATGGGAGTAACCGTTCGATGGAGAAAAGGCTTTATGCAAAATACCCAGTTAAAGCTATTATTTTAGGTAACAAGATGGCGGTCCAAATACTATATAATAATGGAAGAATCAGCTCCATTATTCCGGGGGAAGCGGCCTCAAAAATAAATATAAAAATTGGGTAAAATTACAACTTGCCCGCCAAGAGGTCTTGATTGTTAAAATCATGACCTCTTTTTTAGTATTTCAATCTTTAATAAACCACTGGGCCTGGGCCTATGGCACCTTAATTGCAAACCTATTAATTTTTATTGATTATTTTAATCTAGTATGCCACGGCTTGCAGTTTGGGTTCCACAGCCCCTCGGGACTATGGAACCCCCAACAAAAAAAACGAAACCACTGTTTCGTTTTTTTGATATACAATTCTTAATTTTTAATTACCTTAATAAATCCGCGCTTGCCTTTCTGAATAAGGACTTCCTTTTCCGAAACTGCCACTTCGACTTCTTTATCGTTGACCGGCTGATTATCAACTTTTACTCCGCCCTGATCGATCAGACGGCCGGCCTCGCTTTTGGATTTGGCCAAACCAGCCTCGACCATCAGGTCGACTAAATGATAATTGCCCTCGGGTTTTTTCAATACTGGAATGTCAGCCGGAATTTCCTTATGCTGAACCGTCGCTTCAAAACTGCGCTGGGCTTTGACCGCTTCATCTTCGCCGCGGACGGTTTTGACTATTTCAAAAGCCATCATTTTTTTATACTCCATCGGGTTGACTCCTTTGGCCATTTCGCTTTGGATTTCCTTAATCGCCGGAAGCGGCACATCAGTCAATAATTCCAAGCCAATAATAATATGATCGTCGGAATAAGACATGGCCTTGCCATACATATCTTCGGAAGAATCGCTCAAATTTATGCCGTTGCCCTTGGTCTTCGACATGGTCCGGCCGTCCGGCGCATCCATCATCTTCAGAGTAAGGACGAATTTTTCCTTGCCCAAATAAGCGCGCACTATTTCCCGACCGGTCAGCATATTGAAGGTTTGGTCAGCGCCGCCGATTTCCATGTCCACGTTCAGCGCCACGCTGTCATAGCCTTGCAACAAGGGATAAATAAATTCATGCAAGCCGATCGGGTCGCCTTTCTCCAGGCGCTGTTCAAACATATCGCGCTCCAACATTTGTTGCACCGTCATGTGCGACAGCAATTTTATCACTTCGTCCAATTTTAATTGCGACAGCCATTCAAAATTTCTTTTGAATTGCACCGGATTGTCGCCGCCGAAATCGATCAATTGCGCGGCCTGTTCTTTCCAGCCCTTTAAATTTTCCTCGATCTCATGATTGGAAAGCATCTTGCGGCCGGATTCCTTATCCGGATCGCCGACGCGGGCGGTGTAGTCGCCGACCAAAAAAATAACTTCATGGCCGAGCCGCTGCAGGATCCGCATCGCCCGGATTCCCATCGCGTGCCCGACATGCAAAAATTTTCCGGTCGGATCATAACCCTGATAAACGCGCAAGCGCTCCCCGGACATTAACTTTTCCCGGAAGGCGTCAACCGAAGGATAAATCGCCTCGACTCCCCGGGTTAAAAATTTTTCGATCAATTCTTTGTCGACAATCACTTTAGACATATTATTAATTTTTTCCGCCCAAGGCGGATCCGCCTTGGGCGGAAATTTTTAATTGAATAGGTGCAGACGGTGGGACTTGAACCCACATGAATTGCTTCACAAGCTCCTAAGGCTTGCGCGTATACCAGTTCCGCCACGTCTGCAAACGTTAAAATTATAAATTATAAATGATAAATTATGAATACTCTAAAAAACACTAATTGTCAATAAATAAAACGATTTATAATTAATAATTTATAATTTATAATTCCCCCTCAATTATAACATAGATTTGTGCTATAATAATAATGTAGCTTAAATAATCAACTAATAATTAACTCAATAAATCTATGGACGAAACAAACCAAAACCAAGCGCCACAGGCGCCCCAGATGCCGCCGACTTCCAATCCGGGAACGGCCGACGACCGCGACGCGCAGGAAAATAAGTATGTCGCCCTTTTCTCCTACATCTATATCCTCTTTTTGATCCCGCTCTTGGCCAAGCGCGAATCCAAGTTCTGCCAATTCCATGCCAAACAAGGCCTGGTGCTTTTTGTGATCGATATCATCGTCAGCTTGTTTGTGTGGATCCCGGTCATCGGCCAACTCTTGATGCTCGCGGTAGCGATCGTTTCGATCATCGGCATCATCAAAGTCCTGAACGGCGAATACTGGAAAATCCCCTATATCTACGATTGGTCGGAGAAGATAAAGATATAATATAATTCGAATCTACGGATTTTGGACGAATCTACGGATATCATCCGAATGGATAAAATTAATCAAAATTATGGAGGGGAAAATTTTGCATGAAGAATTATCTTACAAGATAAACGGTCTTTTATTCCAGACCCATAACCATCTCGGCCGATACAAGAATGAAAAACAATATGCCGATTATTTTGAAGAACTTCTTAAAAAAGAAAAGGTCAACTATAAAAGAGAATGCGTAATAGAAATTTCTTTTAACGGAGAAAAGCCAAGAAGGAATGTCTGCGATTTTTTGATTGAAAATAAGGTGGTTGTGGAAATGAAGGCCGTTGATTTCTTAACCAAGGATCATTATTTTCAAGTTAAAAGATATCTATCCTGTTCGGGGCTTGACCTTGGTATTTTAGTAAATTTCAGACAAGTTAGAATTTTACCAAAAAGAATCTTAAATAACGAATTGATTTTAAAAAATAATTAAAATTCGGATAATTCGGATGGTATTCGTAGATTCGGATACCATTTGTAGATTCGGATTATATTTTTATGTCTAAATTCGTCAAATTCTTCCACGAGCTGCGCATCAAGGATGTGCCGCAAGTGGGCGGCAAGAACGCCTCGCTGGGCGAAATGTATTCGCGCCTCCGCAAGAAAAAGATCCGCGTGCCCAACGGTTTTGCCACCACGGCCGATGCCTATCGGTTTTTCATGGATAATTCCGGATTAAAAAGGCACATCAAAGAAATTCTCAAAGACCTCAATACCAAAGATGTCACCAATCTGATGGCTCACGGCAAAGCGGTCCGCGACGCGATCATGCGCGCCGAACTGCCGGAAGCTTTAAATCGCGAAATTGTCACGGCTTATCACCAGCTCTGCAAATTGGAAGGCCGCCCGGTTTTGGATGTCGCGGTCCGTTCCTCGGCCACGGCCGAAGATCTGCCGGACGCTTCTTTTGCCGGCCAGCAGGAAACTTTTTTGAATATCCGCGGCGACGCGCATTTACTTTTAGCGGTCAAGCAATGCATTGCTTCGCTTTTCACCAACCGCGCCATTTCCTACCGCGCTGACAAGGGTTTTGATCATTTCAAAATCGCCTTGTCAGTCGGCATCCAAAGAATGATCCGTTCCGATATCGGCTCTTCCGGCGTGATGTTCACCATCGATACTGAATCCGGCTTCAAGAATACCGTTTTGATCCATTCGATCTACGGCTTAGGCGAAAATATCGTCCAGGGCCGCGTCAATCCGGATGAATTTTATGTTTTCAAGCCGACCGGCGCGATCATTTCCCGCGCCATGGGCAAAAAAGATTTGCGGATGATCTATGATTCCGACCGCAACAAGCCGACCAAAAATATTTCCGTCCCGCTCTCCGAGCGCCAAAAATTTTCCATCAGCGACGAACAAGCCAAACAGCTCGCAGCCTGGGGAATGGAAATTGAGAAGCATTATAACAAAGCGATGGATATTGAATGGGCGCTTGACGGCCATGAACATAAACTTTTTATCATCCAGGCCAGGCCGGAAACCGTGGAAAGCATCAAGGACCCGAACATCATTGAAAAATACAAATTGTTAAAGCGCGGCGAACTTTTAGTGCAAGGCCAATCAGTCGGCAATAAGATCGGCGCCGGCGTGATCAATCGCATCATGGAAGTTTCCGGCATCAAAACCTTCAAACCCGGCCAGGTTCTGGTCACTGATATGACCGATCCGGATTGGGAACCGATCATGAAAATCGCTTCGGCCATCGTCACCGATAAAGGCGGGCGCACTTGCCACGCGGCGATCGTTTCCCGCGAATTGGGAATTCCCTGCGTGGTCGGTACCAACAATGCCACGCGCAAATTAGCCAGCGGGATGAAGATCACGATCAACTGCGCCGAAGGCGAGCACGGTTATGTTTACCAGGGAATCCTGCCTTTCAAAGTAACCCGGACCAATGTCAAAAATCTCAAGCGGCCGAAAACCAAAATAATGATGAACGTCGGCGAACCGGATATGGCCTTCCTGACTTCTTTTATTCCCAACGACGGCATCGGCTTGGCGCGCCTGGAATTCATTATTAATAATTACATAAAAATTCATCCATTAGCGCTGTTAAATTTCTCCAAACAAACTCCGGAAGTCAAGGCCCAGATCGAAAAAATCGTTTTCCCCTACAAAGATAAGCGGCAATTCTTCATCGATAAGATGGCCGAGGGCGTGGCGATGATCGCCGCTTCCGCTTACCCCAAGGATTGCATCATCCGCTTGTCCGATTTCAAAACCAACGAATACGCCAATCTGATCGGCGGCAAAGAATATGAGCCGATCGAATCCAACCCGATGATCGGCTGGCGCGGCGCCAACCGCTATTATACGCCCCGCTTTGTCCCGGCCTTTGATATGGAATGCGAGGCCATGAAAAAAGTGCGCGACGGCATGGGTCTCTCCAACTTAAAAATCATGATCCCTTTCTGCCGCACCATCGAGGAAGGGCAAAAAGTCAAAGCGATCATGGCCCGCCATGGTTTGATCCAGGGCAAAAACGGCTTGCAGATTTACGTGATGGCCGAAATTCCTTCTAATATAATCCTGGCGGAAAAATTCGCCCGCGAGTTCGACGGTTTCTCGATCGGCTCGAACGATCTGACGCAATTGACACTCGGCATTGACCGCGATTCCGGCTCGATGCTCGGCGTGGCCGGAGTCTCCAATGAGAAGAACGAAGCGGTGAAAATTCTGATCAAGCAATTGATCGCGGTCGGCCATAAAACCAAGACCAAGGTCGGCATCTGCGGCCAAGCCCCGTCCGACTTCCCCGACTTTGTCGAATTCCTGGTCAAACTCGGAATCGATTCGATCTCGTTAATCCCCGACACGGTCATCGACACGACGATCAATGTCCTCAAAGTCGAAAAAAAATCGCGTCGATAAAAAATTAGTATAAAAAAATCGCCCCGGGTTCATCCCGAGGCGATTTTCTTATGTCGTTTCTTTAAATTGTTTTACTTTTTCTTCAGCGCTCTTGATCTCTTCTTCTTTAACCCGAATTGCCAACTTTTTTTCCGCTATCGAGTTTTTATCAATTTCCCCCTCCGCTTCATACGCAGCCACCAAAGAATCCTGCAATTCGCCCTTAGCTTTTCGCAAGACATTCAGCGCGTTCAATGCCTCGGATTTTTTCCTTTCTCTATCCAATTCCTCGGCTTGTTCGCCGGACCTGGTTGAATCGTAAAGCTGTACCAGGAAATATTCATAAGGATCTGTATCTTTTTTCCCATACATTCCCGCTTTACCGGTAACTTTCTCCACGTGCATATCTTTATCGCCGGAAGCGAATTCGCAATCAGTCATCTTAACCAGCGCGTCTTCATAATTATCGTTTTCACCGATAACGTTTCTGCCCGCGTTCCTTTCGTCCATCAGACCGTCATAAACCGTCGCTGCCGCGGCAGCCACCCGGCCTTTGAATTTGAAACCGGGCGGAATTTCTTTACGGTATTCGACTAACGCTTCGGTCTTCCACTTCTCGCCCAATCGGTCAGCCTCGTCTTGTTCTTCTTTGGTAAATTTATAATCATCTTTGATTTCCCGTCCTCCCGCCCTTAGCTTGGCAAGTTCCAGCCGGCGACCCTCGACCGCCGGCACTTTATGCTTCCAGCGCAAGATCGTCTCGTCATCATCCATATTCAAACAATTTTCCGCATCCGAGTCGTTTTCCAGCAGATTTTTAACTTTCTTGATAAAACCATTCAAAACTTCTTCAGTTAACGGTATCTCACTGGTGATAATGGCGCTGAATTCATCGCCGCCTTCGCGGCAGGCGGTAAACTTGAATCTGTTATCTTCCGCGAAATCTTTCACTTCATCATTCTCTAAAGCTTTTTTCATCAAACGCAAATACAGATCGCCCTTGGCATAATCGCCGGAATAATCATTGACCACCTTTAGCCCGTTAAGATCGAAAGTGACTCTGGCCACTTTTTTTAAATCCTCGAGGGTGGGCTCGTGATCCAAAACCTCGCTCAAAGCGCGCATGGTTTCCAGCTTAGCCAATTCCTGATTCGGCATATCGATTCTCTTATCCCGATAACTGGCCTGGGTTTCCCGGGAATCAATGTCTACTTCGGTTTTAACCATTGAATCACGAAATTCTTTTGGTACGCCATATTTTTCGAGTTCGGACGTATACCCGGCGATACGATCGTGGGTTCTCATTACTTTTTCCTTGATCGCTTCGGGCTGGCCTTTAACCACGCTTTCCACCGTCTCATTAACGGTCATTTTTTTTCTTTGCCGATGTTTGGAAACCGCCGCATCTAAAGATGTCTTGACTTGCCGCTCCCTTTCTTCCCGCTGGCGTTCCGCCTCGCTGCCTCCGCCTCCTGATTCAATTTCTTTTTCGTTCGTATCCATAGAATTAAAGTTATCTTTTATTCCTCAACTTGATTTAAAAAAAGGCAATTGATCTTTTTCCAGTCCATAAAATCGGACTGGCTAAGATTAATTGCCCTATGGTCTTTGCCGGCAAAGGCGCTTCAGCGCTGCTGCTAAAGCCCGCCGTTGTTCCGGCGTCCCTTCTTTGCTGCGGTAGGGTCCGCGAAATTCTTCTTTTCTCGCGCCATTCTGGAAGCTGCCGCCTAATTTCCTGACGGCGTTATTTTTTGTATTCATTTTTTCCTTCTTTCTGGGTATTTTCATGATGTTGCCGGGCTAAACGAGGAGATATTTATCAAAAAGTTATTGGTTGATTTATTTGATCATATTTTATCACGAGAGCGGGAGTTTTGGCCAATTAGGTGAGGAAAAAATTAATAAAAAGAGCTTAATCCCAAGCGGGGCGGTCTTAGCGATCTTTATAATTTGAAACTACAACGTTTAAATAATTCTGTCAATCTTGACAAACTATTATATTTATGATATTATAAATAAAAATTAATTTTACGCTTTTATCTTCCAAATTCAACAAAAAGAAGGGAGAAAAGATGAAGGCAAAGATTGTAAAAATTCCACAAAGCGATCGGATCGGATTTTGGCAGCGGCGACACCACGAAATAATCCGCGCCAAAAAAGGCAAGGGCTCATATCAGAGAAAGGGTCTATCGCCGAATGCCATATTGGCCTAAATCTTCATCTTTTGGTAAATTTTTTTAAAAATATTTCAGCTGATATAACCATATCACCCTCAATATTTTTAAAAAAATTTCCTCAAAATCTGAAAGATTTATGCTCAAAGAGCATTCGGCGATAGACCCTACAAGAAAAAAGAGCTTACCTCGGCAATGACGTAAGCTCTTATTATTTTTGCGCAATAACTCCTAATTCATATTGTTTCGCGCGCCAGGCAAATTTCTCCGATAACTATCAACAAATGCCCCGGCGATCGAAAATTGCACCGAATCGCTCAGCACCGGAAGCCAGCAGGCGTACACGTTAGTCGTGAGCGGCCGAGCGATCAGCGGCACGGGAGCTGGCGGCAGATCAGGATTGAAGTCTGCCTCATAAATATCCTGAAAATACCGAACAGTTTGGCCGATGGCGATGCTTTTTCTCTTTTGAAAAATAACTTTTTTTCCATCAGGCGACCAGCAGGGATTGAGATATTCTCCTCCGTCATTGATTATCGTAACTGTTCTTTTAATATCCTGCTTCCAGTTCAGCAAAGAAGCGGAAATCCCGATCGAGCCGCCATGATTGACCTGATAAGCAACCCAGTTATTAACTGGTGAGCAAGCTGGACGCTGAAAATTGCCGTTCGCTCCTCCGACCAAAAGAATGCGGGCGTTTTTACCGTCTTTATCCATAATCCAAAGACTGAAACCGGCGGCATCTTGGCAATCGTAAATAATGTGCCGGTCATTGTGCGTAAAGCTGGGGCTGCCGCAAAAAGTCAAACTGCTGGTCAGCCTTTGCGCGGTATTATTCATGCTCTTCAGATCAAGACAATAAATATCCCGATAACCGGATTGCTTGGTCAAATTGGATTCGAAAAGAACCAATTGGCCGCGATGCGAGCAAGCAGGATTAAGACAATAATACTGCGATGAAGTCAGAGGCAGATCGGTCATCGTCTTCAAATTGAATTTATGCAATTCGAGATCGACGCCGTTGACATAATAAATTTTCCCGTCAGAGGAAGCCGCTATCCGGCTATCTGCCTTTACTCCCAGAGAAATTGGCAGAGTGATTTTTCTGCCAATACTGGTATCATAGATCATGACCTCCTGATTGATGATCAACGTCGGTCCGCCGTCAGCGGCAATGGTATAAATGCTATCGCCGACAAAGGCGATATACGGCTGATATTTCGATTGGGGCATCAATTTCTTGAGATAAGGACGGTACCAATCCCAGCCGAAGCACAAAAACAAAACTACTGCCACTGTCGCCAATCCGATCACATTCCTCCAAAACTTACTCTTCATCGGTCCTCCCAAATGGGTTTAGGTTAGAAAAGAACGGTCAATTATCACCAAAGCTTATAATAAATCTTATACTACTCGGTAATTATTTCGTCAACAAAGAAAGAATAGCCTGCATTGGAAATGCAAGCTATTTTAAGCGGTCAGATCGATTTTCCCGCCGAGATTGCCGGCCGGATCGGGCGGCAAATTCGGTTTTTCTTCCTTACGATCTTTCTTCTTTTTTTCCGGTTCGGGCTGATCTTTTTCCGGAAGTTCGGGAAGCATCTTTTGCTTTTCCTCAATCGGCTCCGGTCTTCGGTTCTCCGGCGGAAGGTCGGGAATGACAAATAGCGGCTGTGTTTTCATATATTCTCCTTATTTAAATTCCAAATTAGAGTCAGCTTTTAATTTTGCCCATGGCGTAAAAGATTTTCTTCTGGCCCGGAAATATCCGGCCGCCGCGACCATCGCCGCGTTATCCGTAGTATACTCCAAGGGCGGGATATGACAAGCCATGCCCAGTTTGGCCGCCGCATTCTGGAATTCTTCGCGCAAAACCAGATTGGCCGAAACGCCTCCGGCCAACATCATTGTCTTGACTTTGAATTTTTTGGCGGCCTTAATTGCCTTCCCGACTAAAGTCTCGACTACGGCCCGTTCGAACTCATGGCAATATTCCGGAACTTTATTTTTCCAATCTTTATCTTTCTGAATCTTATAAAGCAGCGAGGTTTTCAACCCGGAAAAAGAAAAATCAAAATTCGGATCATTGAGCATCGGCCGCGGCAATGAAATCCCCTCTCGAGAGGGGTGGCGCGGAGCGCCGGGGTGTGTTACGGCGGAATCAACGTCAACATTTTTAAATTCCGCCGCCGTCCTGGAAACGATCGGACCGCCTGGGTAGCCCAAATTCAAAAGCTTGGCTGCTTTGTCAAACGCTTCGCCGGCCGCGTCATCGCGCGTTTCTCCGATCGTTTGGAATTTACCATGGCCCTTCATTAATATCAGCATCGTATGTCCGCCGGAAACAGTCAGGATCAAAGCGGGTAATTTTATTTTTTCCTTGCCGATAAAATTAGCATAGATATGCCCTTCAATATGATTAACCGCCACGACCGGAATTTTCCAGGCATAGCTCAAAGTCCGAGCCGTTTCCACGCCGACCAAAAGCGAAGTGATCAATCCCGGCCCGGTCGTCACAGCCAGCGCATCGATATTTTTAAGTCCCCTCTCGCTTGCCCCGCAAAGCGTAGCGATGCGTGGGAGAGGGGTGGCGCCGCCTCGGCGACGGGGTGTGTTAACGTCCGACTTCTCCAACGCCTCATTAATGACCGGCAAAATATTCAAAATATGTTCCCGGGCCGCGATTTCCGGCACCACGCCGTT encodes the following:
- the ppsA gene encoding phosphoenolpyruvate synthase, encoding MSKFVKFFHELRIKDVPQVGGKNASLGEMYSRLRKKKIRVPNGFATTADAYRFFMDNSGLKRHIKEILKDLNTKDVTNLMAHGKAVRDAIMRAELPEALNREIVTAYHQLCKLEGRPVLDVAVRSSATAEDLPDASFAGQQETFLNIRGDAHLLLAVKQCIASLFTNRAISYRADKGFDHFKIALSVGIQRMIRSDIGSSGVMFTIDTESGFKNTVLIHSIYGLGENIVQGRVNPDEFYVFKPTGAIISRAMGKKDLRMIYDSDRNKPTKNISVPLSERQKFSISDEQAKQLAAWGMEIEKHYNKAMDIEWALDGHEHKLFIIQARPETVESIKDPNIIEKYKLLKRGELLVQGQSVGNKIGAGVINRIMEVSGIKTFKPGQVLVTDMTDPDWEPIMKIASAIVTDKGGRTCHAAIVSRELGIPCVVGTNNATRKLASGMKITINCAEGEHGYVYQGILPFKVTRTNVKNLKRPKTKIMMNVGEPDMAFLTSFIPNDGIGLARLEFIINNYIKIHPLALLNFSKQTPEVKAQIEKIVFPYKDKRQFFIDKMAEGVAMIAASAYPKDCIIRLSDFKTNEYANLIGGKEYEPIESNPMIGWRGANRYYTPRFVPAFDMECEAMKKVRDGMGLSNLKIMIPFCRTIEEGQKVKAIMARHGLIQGKNGLQIYVMAEIPSNIILAEKFAREFDGFSIGSNDLTQLTLGIDRDSGSMLGVAGVSNEKNEAVKILIKQLIAVGHKTKTKVGICGQAPSDFPDFVEFLVKLGIDSISLIPDTVIDTTINVLKVEKKSRR
- a CDS encoding GxxExxY protein yields the protein MEGKILHEELSYKINGLLFQTHNHLGRYKNEKQYADYFEELLKKEKVNYKRECVIEISFNGEKPRRNVCDFLIENKVVVEMKAVDFLTKDHYFQVKRYLSCSGLDLGILVNFRQVRILPKRILNNELILKNN
- a CDS encoding tRNA (adenosine(37)-N6)-threonylcarbamoyltransferase complex transferase subunit TsaD, with product MIVLGIETSCDETAASVVEGKGDSVRILSNVVSSQVEIHKKYNGVVPEIAAREHILNILPVINEALEKSDVNTPRRRGGATPLPRIATLCGASERGLKNIDALAVTTGPGLITSLLVGVETARTLSYAWKIPVVAVNHIEGHIYANFIGKEKIKLPALILTVSGGHTMLILMKGHGKFQTIGETRDDAAGEAFDKAAKLLNLGYPGGPIVSRTAAEFKNVDVDSAVTHPGAPRHPSREGISLPRPMLNDPNFDFSFSGLKTSLLYKIQKDKDWKNKVPEYCHEFERAVVETLVGKAIKAAKKFKVKTMMLAGGVSANLVLREEFQNAAAKLGMACHIPPLEYTTDNAAMVAAAGYFRARRKSFTPWAKLKADSNLEFK
- the tyrS gene encoding tyrosine--tRNA ligase, translating into MSKVIVDKELIEKFLTRGVEAIYPSVDAFREKLMSGERLRVYQGYDPTGKFLHVGHAMGIRAMRILQRLGHEVIFLVGDYTARVGDPDKESGRKMLSNHEIEENLKGWKEQAAQLIDFGGDNPVQFKRNFEWLSQLKLDEVIKLLSHMTVQQMLERDMFEQRLEKGDPIGLHEFIYPLLQGYDSVALNVDMEIGGADQTFNMLTGREIVRAYLGKEKFVLTLKMMDAPDGRTMSKTKGNGINLSDSSEDMYGKAMSYSDDHIIIGLELLTDVPLPAIKEIQSEMAKGVNPMEYKKMMAFEIVKTVRGEDEAVKAQRSFEATVQHKEIPADIPVLKKPEGNYHLVDLMVEAGLAKSKSEAGRLIDQGGVKVDNQPVNDKEVEVAVSEKEVLIQKGKRGFIKVIKN
- a CDS encoding pilin; translation: MKKLIKIFYVLAIILQFSFAVQSVSADAGNCDCRESLDQDAYTACLTKPSPNNCLDYSNTSRGLCENADCEWVPSASSGDCSTGANQCTSVCPQSTTAPSATTCCNNTSPTYCSSFPSAYPNCTSGCTGYCNNAGDAVSCAFYQSANGGQTSVTTGVCECNGSLSCNQTQSNCTSMSSTGGVTCSWTADANPADNSLGVCDCNGSVSCNQSHENCDSMSSTGGVTCSWTANGSAAASAGNLPPAASAGNQPATPSVNLTNPLGNINSVPALIGNIINAALGVVGSLALIMFIYGGFTWMLAAGNEQAVEKGRNILVWAAVGLIVIFASYSLVNFVINAITKGG